The following proteins are co-located in the Aquarana catesbeiana isolate 2022-GZ linkage group LG02, ASM4218655v1, whole genome shotgun sequence genome:
- the LOC141129648 gene encoding histone H1.5-like → MTETESAPAAAPPAEPAAKKKPAKKAAAGGAKKGSKKPSGPSVSELLVKAVAASKERSGVSLSALKKVLAAGGYDVDKNNSRLKIAIRGLVTKGTLVQVKGHGASGSFKINKKQEDKAAGAKKSTKKPSAAAKSPKKPAAKKPAKSPKKKTTTKAPTAAKSPKKAAKKPAKKPAAAKKVTKSPKKPKAAAKPKKVAKSPAKKAAKPKTAAKPKKAAPKKK, encoded by the coding sequence ATGACGGAGACTGAGAGCGCCCCAGCCGCCGCTCCTCCTGCGGAGCCCGCCGCCAAGAAGAAGCCGGCCAAGAAGGCGGCAGCCGGAGGAGCCAAGAAAGGCAGCAAGAAGCCGTCCGGTCCCAGCGTGTCCGAGCTCCTGGTCAAAGCCGTGGCCGCTTCCAAAGAGCGCAGCGGGGTCTCCCTGTCCGCCCTCAAGAAGGTCCTGGCCGCCGGAGGATACGATGTGGACAAGAACAACAGCCGCCTCAAGATCGCCATCAGGGGGCTGGTGACTAAGGGGACCCTCGTCCAGGTCAAAGGACATGGAGCCTCCGGATCCTTCAAGATCAACAAGAAGCAGGAGGACAAGGCGGCAGGAGCCAAGAAAAGCACCAAGAAGCCATCGGCTGcggccaagtcccccaagaagccggccgccaagaagccagccaagtcccccaagaagaagACCACCACCAAAGCCCCCACCGCAGCCAAGAGCCCCAAGAAGGCCGCCAAGAAACCCGCAAAAAAGCCTGCAGCTGCCAAGAAGGTGACAAAGAGCCCCAAGAAGCCCAAAGCTGCAGCCAAGCCGAAAAAAGTCGCCAAGAGTCCGGCTAAGAAGGCGGCTAAACCCAAGACAGCAGCCAAGCCCAAGAAGGCCGCTCCAAAGAAGAAATAA
- the LOC141129649 gene encoding histone H3 — protein MARTKQTARKSTGGKAPRKQLATKAARKSAPATGGVKKPHRYRPGTVALREIRRYQKSTELLIRKLPFQRLVREIAQDFKTDLRFQSSAVMALQEASEAYLVGLFEDTNLCAIHAKRVTIMPKDIQLARRIRGERA, from the coding sequence ATGGCGAGAACCAAGCAGACAGCCCGTAAGTCCACCGGAGGCAAAGCTCCccgcaagcagctggccaccaAAGCCGCCCGCAAGAGCGCCCCGGCCACCGGCGGAGTCAAGAAGCCTCACCGCTACAGGCCCGGCACCGTGGCTCTCCGAGAGATCCGCCGCTACCAGAAATCCACCGAGCTGCTCATCCGCAAGCTGCCCTTCCAGCGCCTCGTCCGAGAGATCGCCCAGGACTTCAAGACCGACCTGCGCTTCCAGAGCTCCGCCGTCATGGCTCTGCAGGAGGCCTCTGAGGCTTACCTCGTCGGACTCTTCGAAGACACCAACCTCTGCGCCATCCACGCAAAGAGGGTCACCATCATGCCCAAAGACATCCAGCTGGCACGCCGCATCCGCGGGGAGAGGGcatag